One segment of Trichlorobacter ammonificans DNA contains the following:
- a CDS encoding ABC transporter ATP-binding protein, translating to MPLLEIDNLTTVIPTHRGTVYAVNGASLTLDRGETVALVGESGSGKSMTARSILGLVPAPGRIAAGSIRFGGRELTELSGEELRRLRGNRIAMVFQEPMTSLNPVLRIGEQMLEPLLLHRGLSRAEATTQATELLRQVGIAAPDQRLRDYPHQLSGGMRQRVMIAMALACGPELLIADEPTTALDVTIQAQILALIDRLRREKGLALLLITHDLGIVAERADRVHVMYAGRIVESADTRDLFACPQHPYTRGLLASLPENAVAGAPLATIPGHPPAATGDEPGCPFRDRCDEAFEPCGETMPDSREVRPAHRVRCWRRR from the coding sequence ATGCCGCTCCTCGAAATCGACAACCTGACCACCGTCATCCCCACCCACCGCGGGACGGTCTACGCCGTCAACGGGGCCTCCCTCACCCTCGACCGGGGGGAGACCGTGGCCCTGGTGGGAGAATCGGGGTCGGGCAAGAGCATGACCGCCCGTTCGATCCTGGGACTGGTCCCCGCTCCCGGCCGTATTGCCGCGGGCTCCATCCGTTTCGGGGGACGGGAGCTGACGGAGCTGTCGGGCGAGGAGCTGCGGCGTCTGCGGGGAAACCGGATCGCCATGGTGTTTCAGGAGCCGATGACCTCCCTGAACCCGGTGCTGCGGATCGGCGAACAGATGCTGGAGCCGCTGCTGCTGCACCGCGGGCTTTCCCGCGCCGAGGCCACGACACAGGCGACGGAGCTGCTGCGGCAGGTGGGTATCGCGGCGCCGGACCAGCGGCTGCGGGACTATCCCCACCAGCTTTCCGGGGGAATGCGCCAGCGGGTGATGATCGCCATGGCCCTGGCCTGCGGTCCGGAGCTGCTCATTGCCGATGAGCCGACCACGGCACTGGACGTGACCATCCAGGCACAGATCCTGGCCCTGATCGACCGTTTGCGGCGGGAGAAGGGATTGGCCCTGCTGCTGATCACCCATGACCTGGGCATCGTGGCGGAACGGGCCGACCGGGTCCATGTCATGTACGCCGGACGGATTGTGGAATCGGCCGACACCCGGGATCTCTTCGCCTGTCCGCAGCACCCCTACACCAGGGGGCTCTTGGCTTCGCTGCCGGAAAACGCCGTTGCCGGCGCGCCCCTGGCCACCATTCCGGGACATCCCCCGGCGGCAACCGGCGACGAGCCGGGCTGCCCGTTCCGCGACCGTTGCGACGAGGCATTCGAACCCTGCGGGGAAACCATGCCGGATAGCCGCGAAGTGCGGCCGGCGCACCGGGTCCGCTGCTGGAGGCGCCGATGA
- a CDS encoding GAF domain-containing protein — MTIKSKLIANVLLTALIVVALSLAGFFSIRFLREKLSYLTEQTAPSQVRALELQRELQASSAALTKLTTARTMAEFSLFRTDAERALARVATVRAAASLNSDPADRADELGAVAREIFSAVENRIRSNDAATAANESVLHSIRIVSSRLDELDSSIQRLQGGYAHAFAAALENTGRFSDRLRSIEELRNLVRELQLITVTAQAVQNSSALLIARAKLNAVIGRIAKNSYYTATPSVAAAINGFTAMLADYLRLQADALQQRDERARSRAATTGKDLPYKLNDLFQTLDQESILAREELAFAAARQETSFRQSRDANDILKADSALVELGLLVAAATNRLFTRETPDDLDELATEIRGQFSAIQEQVRAVERSLTAINAHSELQMLRAAAASLDIMRSRIYAADGILATLQRKVLASRQADSAADRLHAIIAIQTVRGSEQVIAARRDQELSIMAVNDVVTRGLSQIAGMGTVAIGIGIFFGFWIYRSVIPPLGMILASIRSQQAQGREKAALASAIAAGDLDREVAVSTALSLETARTKPDEMGMVLAAVVGMSESQAQLDQALAGMTVSLRLNRDADARRTRLQNGLHELDRILRGGERLDELADRALAYLIGFLQAAIGIVYRYDSRYDLLRPLATYAVADIRRRSAVLSSGEGLAGQVARDRKPLQLSPAPAGYLSISSALGSGDPVHILILPILHSDTLTGVLELGSFKRIDEDDLAFLQQALEAIAVTFTVGSSRELVSDLLEQAQTEQLRIQEENAPRHDREPSARRPAEQREPT; from the coding sequence ATGACCATCAAGAGCAAACTCATAGCCAATGTACTGCTCACGGCGCTGATCGTGGTCGCGCTCTCGCTGGCCGGCTTTTTCTCCATACGCTTTCTGCGGGAAAAGCTTTCCTACCTGACCGAGCAGACCGCACCGTCCCAGGTGCGCGCCCTTGAACTGCAACGGGAGCTGCAGGCAAGCAGCGCCGCCCTGACCAAGCTTACCACCGCCCGCACCATGGCCGAGTTTTCCCTGTTCAGGACCGATGCCGAACGGGCCTTGGCACGGGTCGCCACCGTGCGCGCAGCTGCGTCCCTGAACAGTGACCCCGCCGACCGGGCGGACGAGCTGGGTGCCGTGGCCCGCGAGATTTTCTCAGCCGTTGAAAACCGTATTCGCAGTAACGATGCCGCAACAGCCGCCAATGAGAGCGTGTTGCACAGCATACGGATCGTCTCCTCCCGCCTGGACGAACTCGATTCCTCCATCCAGCGCCTCCAGGGGGGCTATGCCCATGCCTTTGCGGCAGCGCTTGAGAATACCGGCAGATTTTCCGACAGGCTGCGCAGTATCGAAGAGTTGCGCAACCTGGTGCGGGAACTGCAGCTCATCACCGTGACCGCCCAAGCCGTGCAGAACAGCTCGGCCCTCCTGATCGCCCGGGCCAAGCTGAACGCCGTAATCGGACGGATCGCCAAAAACAGCTACTATACGGCAACCCCCTCGGTTGCCGCCGCCATCAACGGTTTTACCGCCATGCTTGCCGACTACCTGCGCCTCCAGGCCGACGCCCTGCAGCAGCGTGACGAGAGGGCACGATCACGAGCCGCCACAACGGGCAAGGATCTCCCCTACAAGCTGAACGATCTGTTCCAGACCCTTGATCAGGAATCCATCCTGGCCCGGGAAGAACTGGCCTTTGCCGCCGCGCGGCAGGAGACCAGTTTCAGACAGTCCCGAGATGCCAACGATATACTCAAGGCTGATTCCGCGCTGGTCGAGCTGGGGCTTCTGGTGGCGGCCGCGACGAACCGGCTGTTTACCCGCGAGACCCCCGATGACCTGGACGAGCTGGCAACGGAAATCCGTGGCCAGTTTAGCGCGATCCAGGAACAGGTCCGTGCGGTGGAGCGCTCCCTGACCGCCATCAATGCCCACAGTGAGCTGCAGATGCTCCGGGCGGCGGCGGCATCGCTGGATATCATGCGGTCCCGGATCTACGCCGCCGACGGCATCCTCGCCACCCTGCAGCGGAAGGTACTGGCCAGCAGGCAGGCGGACAGCGCCGCTGACCGGCTGCACGCCATCATCGCCATCCAGACGGTCCGGGGGAGCGAGCAGGTCATCGCCGCCCGCCGTGATCAGGAACTGTCGATCATGGCGGTGAACGATGTCGTTACCCGGGGACTGTCGCAGATTGCCGGCATGGGGACGGTGGCGATCGGCATCGGTATTTTTTTCGGCTTCTGGATTTACCGGTCGGTGATACCGCCACTGGGCATGATACTGGCCTCGATCCGCTCCCAGCAGGCACAGGGACGGGAAAAAGCCGCGCTGGCTTCGGCCATTGCGGCCGGCGATCTCGACCGCGAGGTGGCGGTCAGCACCGCCCTCTCCCTTGAAACAGCGCGGACCAAGCCGGATGAAATGGGGATGGTGCTTGCGGCGGTGGTGGGCATGAGCGAATCCCAGGCACAGCTCGACCAGGCCCTGGCCGGCATGACCGTGTCGCTGCGCCTGAACCGGGATGCCGACGCACGCCGTACCCGCCTGCAGAACGGCCTGCACGAGCTGGACCGGATTCTGCGCGGCGGGGAACGGCTCGACGAACTGGCCGATCGGGCGCTGGCGTACCTGATCGGCTTTCTGCAGGCCGCCATCGGCATCGTGTACCGCTACGACAGCCGTTACGACCTGCTGCGTCCCCTGGCCACCTACGCCGTTGCCGACATCAGACGGCGGAGCGCGGTGCTCAGCTCCGGCGAGGGGCTGGCCGGCCAAGTGGCGCGGGACCGGAAACCGTTGCAGCTCTCTCCGGCACCGGCCGGCTACCTGTCGATCTCCTCGGCCCTCGGCTCCGGCGACCCGGTTCATATCCTCATCCTGCCGATTCTGCACAGCGACACCCTGACCGGCGTACTGGAACTGGGCAGCTTCAAACGTATCGACGAGGACGACCTGGCCTTCCTGCAGCAGGCTCTGGAGGCGATTGCCGTGACTTTCACCGTCGGCAGCTCCCGGGAGTTGGTCAGCGACCTGCTGGAGCAGGCCCAGACCGAACAGCTGCGAATCCAGGAAGAGAACGCGCCGCGACACGACCGGGAACCATCGGCGCGTCGGCCGGCAGAGCAGCGGGAGCCGACATGA
- a CDS encoding response regulator, whose translation MNMTLPASPSATVDAVPILLVDDRPENLLSLSELLADQVYDLITAASGNEALRLTLKRDVALVLLDVQMPQMDGFETAELMRANPKTRHIPIIFVTAGMKESRFQFKGYDAGAVDYLAKPIEPVFLQSKVRIFAELFRQRRELERHQLRLQELVDEKTVELQRRNEELQATEEMLRVQIADYEQSQHLLRQAKEEAEAANLTKSRFLANMSHEIRTPMNGVLGTLQILLDSGLTPEQRDLVACAVNSGRNLVQLLDDILDISRIEAGRMELTLADFELRPMVENAVSLLSLHSSAKGLRLVSTIDPDVPAVVRGDAGRLRQILINLMGNAIKFTPQGSVTLHIRKESEDERQATLAIMVCDTGIGIPADKLKLIFDSFTQADNSTTRLYGGTGLGLAICRQLAELMGGSIGVESAVGTGSTFCLTVTLEKGRPPAEPATAAPPPETADPPPASSFRLLLAEDEPTNQNVTKAILERSGYRVDVANNGSEALQALAEQEYDLVLMDCMMPVMNGYEATAVIRDPSSAVRSHTLPVIALTANAMKEDREHCLAAGMDDYLAKPIDFPKLLALLERWLRR comes from the coding sequence ATGAACATGACGCTGCCCGCATCACCTTCTGCCACCGTCGATGCCGTACCGATCCTGCTGGTTGACGACCGGCCGGAAAACCTGCTGTCGCTTTCGGAACTGCTCGCCGACCAGGTGTATGACCTGATCACCGCCGCCTCCGGCAACGAAGCGCTGCGCCTCACCCTCAAACGCGACGTCGCCCTGGTGCTGCTGGATGTGCAGATGCCGCAGATGGATGGATTTGAAACGGCCGAGCTGATGCGGGCCAACCCCAAGACCCGCCACATTCCGATCATCTTCGTCACCGCCGGCATGAAGGAGAGCCGGTTCCAGTTCAAGGGATACGACGCCGGGGCGGTGGACTACCTGGCCAAGCCGATCGAGCCGGTCTTCCTGCAAAGCAAGGTCCGCATTTTCGCCGAACTGTTCCGCCAGCGCCGCGAACTGGAGCGCCACCAGCTCCGGCTGCAGGAGCTGGTGGATGAGAAAACCGTGGAACTGCAGCGACGCAACGAAGAACTGCAGGCCACCGAAGAGATGTTGCGGGTGCAGATCGCCGACTACGAGCAATCCCAGCACCTTCTGCGTCAGGCCAAGGAGGAAGCCGAAGCCGCCAATCTCACCAAGAGCCGTTTCCTGGCCAATATGAGTCACGAAATCCGCACGCCGATGAACGGCGTGCTCGGCACCCTGCAGATACTGCTCGACTCCGGCCTGACGCCGGAACAGCGCGATCTGGTGGCCTGCGCCGTGAACTCGGGGCGCAACCTGGTGCAACTGCTCGACGACATTCTCGACATTTCCCGGATCGAGGCCGGCAGGATGGAGCTGACCCTCGCCGACTTCGAACTGCGGCCGATGGTGGAAAACGCCGTCAGCCTGCTCTCGCTGCACTCCTCCGCCAAAGGGCTGCGCCTGGTTTCGACCATCGATCCCGACGTACCGGCCGTTGTCAGAGGGGATGCGGGACGGCTGCGGCAGATTCTGATCAACCTGATGGGTAACGCCATCAAGTTCACGCCGCAGGGATCGGTCACCCTGCATATCCGTAAGGAGAGCGAGGACGAGCGGCAGGCCACCCTCGCCATCATGGTCTGCGACACCGGCATCGGCATACCGGCCGACAAGCTGAAGCTGATTTTCGATTCCTTTACCCAGGCCGACAACTCCACCACCCGTCTCTACGGCGGCACCGGGCTGGGATTGGCCATCTGCCGGCAGCTGGCGGAACTGATGGGGGGGAGCATCGGCGTGGAAAGCGCCGTGGGGACCGGTTCCACCTTCTGTCTCACCGTAACCCTGGAAAAGGGGCGTCCCCCGGCTGAGCCGGCAACCGCCGCACCACCACCGGAAACGGCCGACCCTCCTCCTGCGTCCTCATTCAGACTGCTCCTGGCGGAGGACGAACCCACCAATCAGAACGTCACCAAAGCGATCCTTGAACGATCGGGATACCGTGTGGATGTGGCCAACAACGGCAGCGAGGCGCTGCAGGCGCTGGCGGAACAAGAGTACGATCTGGTGCTGATGGACTGCATGATGCCGGTGATGAACGGGTACGAGGCCACCGCCGTGATCCGCGATCCGTCATCGGCGGTACGCAGCCACACCCTGCCGGTGATCGCTTTGACGGCCAATGCCATGAAGGAAGACCGGGAACACTGTCTTGCGGCGGGCATGGATGACTACCTGGCAAAGCCGATCGATTTCCCCAAGTTGCTGGCGTTGCTGGAACGGTGGCTGCGGCGCTGA
- a CDS encoding CheR family methyltransferase codes for MTDDELTSLEIRLLLEGVYQVYGYDFRDYAEASLHRRLAQWLPGSGFATFSEAQSQILRNRPLFDSLLRGITVNVSEMFRDPIFFKAVRTQVVPHLKTYPFVKIWHAGCASGEEAYSMAILLQEEGLAGRFRIYATDINQEVIRRAQEGIYPLQEMQRFTRNYQQGGGSASFADYYTARYDHAILNGSLRDSIVFAAHNLAADADFGDMNLILCRNVMIYFRQRLKERVLTLFDRCLLPGGFLCLGAKETLDNRSIAGRYELLAPRVQIYRKRYAQN; via the coding sequence ATGACCGACGACGAATTGACCAGCCTCGAAATACGCCTGCTGCTGGAAGGGGTGTATCAGGTCTACGGCTACGACTTCCGGGACTACGCCGAAGCGTCGTTGCACCGGCGGTTGGCCCAGTGGCTGCCGGGATCGGGCTTTGCCACCTTCTCCGAGGCCCAGTCGCAGATTTTGCGCAATCGCCCCCTGTTCGACAGTCTCTTGCGGGGAATCACGGTCAACGTTTCGGAAATGTTCCGCGATCCGATCTTTTTCAAGGCGGTGCGCACACAGGTGGTGCCGCATTTGAAGACCTACCCCTTTGTCAAAATCTGGCACGCCGGCTGCGCCTCGGGAGAAGAGGCCTACTCCATGGCCATCCTGCTGCAGGAGGAGGGACTGGCGGGGCGCTTCCGCATCTATGCCACCGATATCAACCAGGAGGTGATCCGCAGGGCCCAGGAGGGAATCTACCCGCTGCAGGAGATGCAACGTTTCACCCGTAACTACCAGCAGGGCGGCGGTAGCGCCTCGTTCGCCGACTATTATACCGCCCGCTACGACCATGCCATTTTGAACGGCTCGCTACGGGACTCCATCGTCTTCGCGGCCCACAATCTGGCTGCTGACGCGGACTTCGGCGACATGAACCTGATCCTCTGCCGCAACGTGATGATCTATTTCAGGCAGCGACTCAAGGAGCGGGTGCTGACCCTGTTCGACCGTTGCCTGCTGCCGGGCGGCTTCCTCTGCCTGGGAGCCAAGGAAACCCTGGACAACCGTTCCATCGCGGGACGCTACGAACTGCTGGCCCCCCGGGTGCAAATTTACAGGAAACGGTATGCGCAGAACTGA
- the queA gene encoding tRNA preQ1(34) S-adenosylmethionine ribosyltransferase-isomerase QueA yields MLVSDFHFDLPDDLIARYPAPHRDGSRLMVLYRREERIEESLFGRIGCYLRPGDLLVLNDTRVIPARLHGTKETGGRVELLLVRAQEGSEPCWQCMLRSSKPCRPGQIVRLPDGVTAKVIERSGEQEWLVRFAGCDDFGAWLLRAGELPIPPYLGRGTEELDRERYQTVYAAEAGAVAAPTAGLHFTPQLLDSLRSQGIATATVTLHVGPGTFQPLRVEQVREHRMHGERFRIPAATATAVAATRAAGGRIIAVGTTVARTLEHAADENGLLRPGEGETDIFLYPGCRFRAVDALLTNFHLPESTLLMLVSAFAGQDFVRRAYRTAVEKRFRFYSYGDAMLIL; encoded by the coding sequence ATGCTGGTTAGCGATTTTCACTTTGATCTCCCCGACGACCTGATCGCCCGTTACCCCGCCCCCCACCGGGACGGCTCCCGCCTGATGGTGCTGTACCGCCGGGAAGAGCGAATCGAGGAGAGCCTCTTCGGCCGGATCGGCTGCTACCTTCGTCCGGGAGACCTGCTGGTGCTGAACGACACCCGGGTGATCCCGGCCCGGTTGCACGGCACCAAGGAGACCGGTGGACGGGTGGAGCTGCTGCTGGTACGGGCACAGGAAGGAAGCGAACCGTGCTGGCAGTGTATGCTGCGTTCCTCAAAACCCTGCCGGCCGGGGCAGATCGTCAGGCTGCCGGACGGGGTCACCGCCAAGGTCATCGAGCGCAGCGGCGAACAGGAGTGGCTGGTCCGCTTTGCCGGCTGCGACGACTTCGGCGCCTGGTTGCTGCGGGCCGGCGAACTGCCGATCCCCCCCTACCTGGGACGCGGCACTGAAGAGCTGGACCGGGAGCGTTACCAGACCGTCTACGCCGCCGAAGCCGGTGCCGTGGCCGCTCCCACGGCGGGGTTGCACTTTACGCCGCAGCTGCTGGACAGCCTGCGGTCACAGGGCATCGCCACCGCCACCGTCACCCTGCACGTGGGGCCGGGCACCTTCCAGCCGTTGCGGGTGGAGCAGGTGCGGGAACACCGCATGCACGGCGAACGGTTCCGTATTCCGGCCGCCACCGCAACGGCGGTTGCGGCAACCAGGGCGGCCGGCGGCCGGATCATTGCCGTGGGCACCACCGTTGCCCGCACCCTGGAACATGCCGCGGATGAGAACGGCCTGTTGCGGCCCGGCGAAGGGGAAACCGATATTTTCCTGTACCCCGGATGCCGTTTCAGGGCGGTGGATGCCCTGCTGACCAATTTCCACCTGCCGGAATCCACCCTGCTGATGCTGGTTTCGGCCTTTGCCGGACAGGATTTTGTACGGCGGGCCTATCGCACGGCAGTGGAAAAACGTTTCAGATTTTACAGTTATGGCGATGCCATGCTGATTCTTTAG
- a CDS encoding chemotaxis protein CheB, whose product MRRTDDRLFRLVAVGVSTGGVAALKSLLGELPDDFPLPLLVVAHISPEADDGLALLLDGCCPLRVKEADDHETARAGTVYLAPANYHLLVSRDGVLSLSVDPPVHYARPSVDVLFESAAAACGPALVGIVLTGAGCDGSAGLLAIRQRGGLTIVQDPADAEMDAMPRSALQLLQPDHVLALKEIPGLLRRLAPRKP is encoded by the coding sequence ATGCGCAGAACTGACGACAGACTGTTCAGGCTGGTGGCGGTCGGGGTTTCCACCGGTGGCGTGGCGGCGTTGAAAAGCCTGCTGGGGGAGTTGCCCGACGACTTTCCGCTGCCGCTGCTGGTGGTGGCCCATATCTCCCCCGAAGCCGACGATGGCCTGGCGCTCCTGCTGGACGGCTGTTGCCCCCTGCGGGTCAAGGAGGCGGACGATCATGAAACCGCTCGTGCCGGCACCGTCTACCTGGCGCCGGCAAACTACCATCTGCTGGTGAGCCGGGACGGCGTGCTGTCTCTTTCCGTCGACCCGCCGGTACACTACGCCCGCCCCTCCGTGGACGTGCTCTTCGAATCGGCGGCGGCAGCCTGCGGTCCGGCACTGGTCGGCATCGTGCTGACCGGCGCCGGCTGCGACGGCAGCGCCGGCCTGCTGGCCATTCGGCAACGCGGTGGCCTTACCATCGTACAGGACCCCGCCGATGCGGAAATGGACGCCATGCCCCGCAGCGCGCTGCAGCTGCTTCAGCCCGATCATGTGCTCGCCCTGAAGGAGATTCCCGGCCTTTTGAGGCGACTTGCCCCGAGGAAACCATGA
- a CDS encoding SpoIID/LytB domain-containing protein — protein MRLLILFIAVLLSVTFPPEMPVLHAQPLSGNLIRVAILKGADSVTIDGTGVLALPDTGAAMALEPPFTVRSSGNRLLLNGLSCRTIRLSTPDRIKINGKSYRGLVELVAQGNGLLVINELPLEEYLVGVINSEISSTWPMEVIKVQAIIARTYAVAKRQERRTALFHLESTVLDQAYDGSDLEDSRAARGVHETEGQVLTYRGTVIQAFYHANSGGKTEASQNVWGMSLPYLQGVDCQYGATGSSSTWELSLPLSRIENALRAAGQKIGRISDIKTGPRNNRDRLINVLLVTDRGTVSMPATRFRMAVGSTVVKSTNFTVRVDNGTALFNGLGYGHGVGLCQWGARQRALDGFSYTEILSYYYPGTKLSMLSELRFK, from the coding sequence ATGCGCCTCCTCATTCTGTTCATAGCGGTTCTGCTGTCCGTGACCTTCCCTCCCGAGATGCCGGTTCTGCATGCGCAACCGCTTTCGGGTAACCTGATCCGGGTTGCGATCCTGAAAGGTGCGGACAGTGTCACCATCGACGGAACCGGTGTGCTGGCACTGCCGGACACCGGTGCGGCCATGGCGCTGGAACCGCCGTTCACGGTTCGCAGCAGCGGCAACCGCCTGCTGCTGAACGGACTGTCCTGTCGCACGATCCGTCTTTCAACGCCGGATCGGATCAAGATCAACGGCAAGTCCTACCGGGGCCTGGTTGAACTGGTTGCCCAGGGCAACGGCCTGCTGGTGATCAACGAACTGCCGCTGGAAGAGTACCTGGTGGGGGTGATCAACAGCGAAATCTCTTCCACCTGGCCGATGGAGGTCATCAAGGTCCAGGCGATCATCGCCCGCACTTATGCCGTGGCCAAGCGCCAGGAGCGCCGCACCGCCCTCTTTCACCTGGAGTCCACTGTGCTGGACCAGGCCTACGACGGCAGCGACCTTGAGGACAGCCGGGCGGCACGGGGGGTCCACGAGACGGAAGGCCAAGTGCTAACCTACCGCGGCACGGTGATCCAGGCGTTCTACCACGCCAACAGCGGCGGCAAGACCGAGGCGTCCCAGAACGTCTGGGGCATGTCGCTTCCCTATCTGCAAGGGGTCGACTGCCAGTACGGCGCCACCGGCAGCTCCAGCACCTGGGAGCTGTCCCTGCCCCTCAGCCGGATCGAGAACGCGCTGCGGGCCGCCGGCCAGAAGATCGGCCGGATTTCCGACATCAAGACCGGCCCCCGCAACAACCGTGACCGCCTGATCAACGTGCTGCTGGTCACCGACCGGGGAACCGTCAGCATGCCGGCAACGAGGTTCAGGATGGCGGTGGGCTCCACGGTGGTCAAGAGCACCAATTTCACGGTACGGGTCGACAACGGCACCGCCCTGTTCAACGGCCTGGGTTACGGCCACGGCGTCGGACTCTGCCAGTGGGGAGCCCGGCAGCGGGCCCTGGACGGTTTCTCCTACACCGAGATCCTGTCCTACTACTACCCCGGCACCAAACTGAGCATGCTGTCCGAGCTGCGCTTCAAGTAA
- a CDS encoding ABC transporter ATP-binding protein, translating to MKRSMLRAEDVSKRYVLKDAVGRKAVLTAVDRVSLTVEEGETLGIAGESGCGKSTLARIMAGLLAADAGSVSFEGVALADLGPEGQRQFRRAVQMVFQDPFSSLNPRLRIGDAIAEPIHIHGLAPRAALRDATTALMAQVGLSADQYDRFPHEFSGGQRQRIGIARALAAQPRLLLADEPVSSLDISIQAQIINLLQELKHRHGLTMAMISHDLGVLRHVSDRIAVMYLGAVVEVAPTPELFTSSRHPYTRLLLSAIPRIRREREAALTEPPGGDPPSPTALPSGCRFHPRCPHAAERCRVEAPLLTDQGPGHRAACHFASSLF from the coding sequence ATGAAGCGTTCGATGCTGCGGGCGGAGGATGTTTCCAAGCGGTACGTCCTGAAGGATGCCGTTGGCAGGAAGGCGGTGCTGACCGCCGTGGACCGGGTCAGCCTGACGGTTGAGGAGGGAGAGACCCTGGGCATTGCCGGGGAGTCGGGGTGCGGCAAGTCAACCCTGGCCCGGATCATGGCCGGCCTGCTTGCCGCCGATGCCGGGTCGGTCAGCTTCGAAGGGGTAGCCCTTGCCGACCTGGGGCCGGAGGGACAGCGGCAGTTCCGTCGCGCGGTGCAGATGGTGTTTCAGGACCCCTTCTCGTCGCTCAATCCCCGCCTGCGGATCGGCGATGCCATTGCCGAGCCGATCCATATCCATGGCTTGGCCCCGCGAGCTGCGCTGCGCGACGCGACCACGGCCCTGATGGCACAGGTGGGCCTCTCCGCCGACCAGTACGATCGTTTTCCCCACGAATTTTCCGGCGGCCAGCGTCAACGGATCGGCATCGCCCGCGCCCTGGCTGCCCAGCCGCGGCTGTTGCTGGCCGACGAACCGGTCTCCTCGCTGGATATCTCCATTCAGGCCCAGATCATCAATCTGCTGCAGGAGCTGAAGCACCGCCACGGTCTGACCATGGCCATGATCAGCCATGACCTGGGGGTGCTGCGGCATGTCAGCGACCGGATCGCGGTCATGTACCTGGGAGCAGTGGTGGAAGTGGCTCCGACGCCGGAGCTGTTCACCAGCAGCCGCCATCCCTACACCCGTCTGCTCCTGTCCGCCATCCCCCGCATCCGCCGGGAGCGGGAGGCAGCGCTCACGGAGCCGCCCGGCGGCGATCCGCCGTCCCCCACCGCCCTGCCGTCGGGCTGCCGGTTCCATCCGCGCTGCCCCCACGCTGCCGAGCGCTGCCGCGTCGAAGCGCCGCTTTTGACCGACCAGGGGCCGGGACACCGTGCCGCCTGCCACTTCGCCTCCTCGCTCTTCTGA
- the tgt gene encoding tRNA guanosine(34) transglycosylase Tgt, whose product MAQHFHVLHQDAGCRARTGLLRTPHGDIPTPIFMPVGTAATVKAMRPENLVEAGARIILANTYHLYLRPGHRLVEQMGGLHRFMAWDRPILTDSGGFQVFSLAELRTITEEGVSFRSHIDGSRHLLTPELSIAIQQALGADVIMCFDECPPAEAERSYVERSLALTTRWAARSKAALSRRDQLLFGIVQGGRFPELRRRSLEELREIGFDGYALGGLSVGEEKAVMHEVMDACSDLLPTDHPRYIMGIGTPEDLVEAVWHGYDMFDCVMPTRNARNGMLFSSQGRINIKRKEYEADQGPIDPACGCYVCRTYSRAYLRHLFRSGEILASMLNTHHNIAWYLNLMERIRAAIASNSFAAFRQSFYHQQTRTSERSKEE is encoded by the coding sequence GTGGCACAGCATTTTCACGTTCTCCATCAGGATGCAGGCTGCCGGGCGCGAACCGGCCTGCTGCGCACGCCCCACGGCGACATTCCCACCCCGATCTTCATGCCGGTGGGAACTGCTGCCACGGTGAAGGCGATGCGCCCGGAAAACCTGGTCGAAGCCGGTGCCCGGATCATCCTGGCCAACACCTATCACCTCTACCTGCGTCCCGGCCACCGGCTGGTGGAGCAGATGGGAGGGCTGCACCGTTTCATGGCCTGGGACCGGCCGATCCTGACCGACAGCGGCGGCTTCCAGGTCTTCAGCCTGGCCGAGTTGCGCACCATTACCGAAGAGGGGGTCAGCTTCCGCTCCCATATCGACGGTTCCCGGCATCTGCTGACCCCGGAACTGTCCATCGCCATCCAGCAGGCCCTGGGGGCGGACGTGATCATGTGCTTCGACGAATGCCCCCCGGCCGAGGCGGAACGGAGCTACGTGGAACGGTCCCTGGCGCTGACCACCCGCTGGGCCGCCCGCAGCAAAGCGGCGTTGAGTCGCCGGGATCAGCTCCTGTTCGGCATCGTCCAGGGAGGGCGTTTTCCGGAACTGCGCCGGCGCAGCCTTGAGGAGCTGCGGGAGATCGGCTTCGACGGTTATGCCTTGGGCGGCTTGTCCGTGGGTGAGGAAAAAGCGGTGATGCACGAGGTGATGGATGCCTGCAGCGACCTGCTGCCGACGGATCACCCCCGCTACATCATGGGAATCGGCACCCCGGAGGACCTGGTGGAGGCAGTCTGGCACGGCTACGACATGTTCGACTGCGTCATGCCGACCCGCAACGCCAGAAACGGCATGCTGTTCAGCAGCCAGGGGCGGATCAACATCAAGCGCAAGGAGTACGAGGCCGACCAGGGGCCCATCGATCCGGCCTGCGGCTGCTACGTCTGCCGCACTTACAGCCGGGCCTATCTGCGGCACTTGTTCAGAAGCGGAGAAATCCTGGCATCAATGCTGAACACGCACCATAATATCGCCTGGTACCTGAACCTGATGGAACGGATACGCGCAGCAATTGCCAGCAACAGCTTTGCAGCCTTTCGGCAAAGCTTTTATCATCAACAGACCCGTACGTCTGAACGTTCAAAGGAGGAGTAA